DNA sequence from the Marinilongibacter aquaticus genome:
AATCAAACTAGCTTTTGTCATGAATAAATTGAAACATATTGTATTTCTTACGCCAGGTTTTGCCGCATCTGAAAAAGATACTGTGACGATTCCTGCAATGCAATTGTTTCTTGAACAATTACTTGCTGAATTGCCTGAAGACACGGCCTGCTCCTTGATTACTTTTCAGTATCCCTATCAGGATGAAACGTATTGCTACAAAGGAATAAAGGTTTATCCGCTGAACGGGCAAAATATGGTTTTAAAAAAGCTTGGAGTTTGGTGGCGAGCAATGTTTTTGCTCAACAAACTGCATAAGGAAAATCCCATTTCTGCTTTGCATTCCTTTTGGTTGGGAGAATGTGCTTTGATGGCTTCTGTTTTTGGCAATTGGAAAAAACTTCCTCATGTGATTTCGGCCATGGGGCAAGATGTGTTGAAGGAAAATTGGTTTTATCCGCGAATGATTTTGAAAAGCAGAATCGTGACCTTATCGCAGATTCAAAGAGAAATGCTATTGCAGAATTTTGGGCTGGATTCGCAAATTGTGCCCATGGTAATGAAAAAAAGTATTGACCTGAAAAGTAATGAGGGACCAAGAATGGTGGATATTTTGGCCGTGGGTTCATTGAATACGGTAAAAAACTATCCTGTTTTTCTAGCGTTAGTGGAGACCATTGCGGCAGAAAAACCCAACCTTTGTGTCGAGATTATTGGAGAAGGAGATCAAAGACAAGAGATTGAGCGGGGAATAAAGCAAAGGAATTTAGCGGAAACTGTGCATTTACGAGGAAGCATGCCCAGGTCGCAAGTGCTCGCAAGAATGACGGAGTCGAAAATACTTCTTCATCCGAGCCATCATGAAGCTCTGGGCTTGGTTTTTTTAGAGGCACTGGCTGCGGGAATGCATATTGTTTCTTTTGCTGTGGGTATTTCCAAAGACATTCAGACAGAGAATTGGGATGTCTGTTACACAAAAGAAGAAATGATTCGGAAATGCTTGGCTCGTCTGGAAAATGACAGGCCCTATAAATCTTTTGCATGGGAAGGAGCAGACCAATGCATCCAATCTTATATCCAGTTTTATGAATCGGCTGTATAATATAGTATTAAATCTGGCTCGGAGTGTGCTGCCCGCAGTGAGCA
Encoded proteins:
- a CDS encoding glycosyltransferase, which produces MNKLKHIVFLTPGFAASEKDTVTIPAMQLFLEQLLAELPEDTACSLITFQYPYQDETYCYKGIKVYPLNGQNMVLKKLGVWWRAMFLLNKLHKENPISALHSFWLGECALMASVFGNWKKLPHVISAMGQDVLKENWFYPRMILKSRIVTLSQIQREMLLQNFGLDSQIVPMVMKKSIDLKSNEGPRMVDILAVGSLNTVKNYPVFLALVETIAAEKPNLCVEIIGEGDQRQEIERGIKQRNLAETVHLRGSMPRSQVLARMTESKILLHPSHHEALGLVFLEALAAGMHIVSFAVGISKDIQTENWDVCYTKEEMIRKCLARLENDRPYKSFAWEGADQCIQSYIQFYESAV